From Nicotiana tabacum cultivar K326 chromosome 15, ASM71507v2, whole genome shotgun sequence, the proteins below share one genomic window:
- the LOC142169735 gene encoding uncharacterized protein LOC142169735, producing the protein MLNVIGASFKRRYQLRDYQVELLEQLLESGEVKTGKGLNQERGLQRLSDTCWKSHYKILDNFIILFAYVVHVLRVIKYEGYEVNDRLQAKAFLSKINAFEFVFMVHLMLKVLLMSKELSKALQKKEQDIINAMIFLDLQRNGCNK; encoded by the coding sequence ATGTTGAATGTGATTGGAGCATCCTTTAAACGTAGATATCAACTTCGGGATTATCAAGTAGAATTATTGGAGCAATTGCTCGAGAGTGGTGAAGTTAAAACTGGGAAAGGATTAAATCAAGAGCGGGGGCTTCAAAGGCTAAGTGACACTTGTTGGAAATCACATTATAAAATATTAGAtaactttattattttatttgcaTATGTTGTTCATGTGCTTAGGGTGATTAAATATGAAGGTTATGAGGTTAATGATAGATTGCAAGCAAAAGCTTTTTTGAGTAAAATCAATGCATTTGAATTTGTGTTCATGGTTCACTTGATGTTGAAAGTATTGTTAATGTCAAAAGAGTTGAGCAAAGCTTTACAGAAGAAAGAGCAAGATATTATCAATGCCATGATATTTCTTGACCTTCAAAGGAATGGTTGCAACAAATGA
- the LOC142169736 gene encoding uncharacterized protein LOC142169736 has protein sequence MRDEGWKSLMDEVSLFGAKHEILVPNMEEFYIPGKSKRRLSSVTYSHHLCVERFYIVIDLQIQELNGCFDVVNVNLLLGMASLNPAYSFANFDKENIITLAKYYPDEFGVLKLRDFSHQLDTFIMHMQQGDPRFSDLKEIGDLAKSLVEENLVNTYSLV, from the coding sequence ATGAGAGATGAAGGATGGAAATCATTAATGGATGAAGTCTCTTTGTTTGGTGCTAAACATGAAATTTTGGTGCCCAATATGGAAGAATTCTATATTCCTGGAAAGTCGAAGCGTAGGCTTTCTAGTGTTACTTATTCACATCACTTATGTGTTGAGCGTTTTTATATAGTGATTGATTTGCAAATTCAGGAGCTTAacggttgttttgatgttgttaatGTTAACTTGCTTCTTGGTATGGCTAGCTTGAATCCGGCTTATTCGTTTGCTAATTTTGataaggaaaatataataacattGGCCAAGTATTATCCAGATGAGTTTGGTGTTTTGAAGCTTCGAGATTTTAGTCACCAACTTGACACGTTCATAATGCACATGCAACAGGGTGACCCTAGATTCTCGGATTTGAAAGAAATTGGTGATTTAGCAAAATCATTGGTTGAGGAAAATCTTGTGAATACATATTCACTTGTTTAA